One window from the genome of Cucumis melo cultivar AY chromosome 10, USDA_Cmelo_AY_1.0, whole genome shotgun sequence encodes:
- the LOC103496748 gene encoding uncharacterized protein LOC103496748: protein MDDRRDSTIVSDLFLSTPRSKTKTLGEKRSSSSNFEEQCGSDLKRIKLPDSGSMCGSQAINVRQENCLKTDEVSEECQTVEEERLQAIDMSKKLDVFASLAEKAGETNVSLGAVSTTLRPLDLNTEICVAKSSGSGNMDLVNISKTQRRLRNDNGNHVGARGIDLDLNVEDVSSSVNLETAHPPKNYSELKSHNSSECASSAGPLGEKDPLSIWKEMKQNGFLSASHGGIPAPKQRGRKSKNDAFKKKMEIAKREKKLELAKKEQIDRFTKIAAPSGLLTELNPGIINHVRNRKQVHSIIEAIVRSEKQENERIANKLEKRHAAKAGAKRDLENTHDPDINAYGSSQGYGSSNNISAVRQKRGCSSTRSLITEAEVVDRGQIMLDRATGKNYASQLNTTNEKETLALELSSSHAVSENACPVSNDEEENLTCISSLSLKAATVASQWLDLIHQDIKGRLSALRRSKKRVRAVISTELPFLISKEFPSNEENDPFVSKSSQEESSVVSSADIHQARWTKLFDQMDKALAEEEKQLESWLNQVKEMQIHCDQGLSHAQSNVAFGSQQLGENDLRTRKMSSTERALAVGAAAASIYSTCNFLFSENVSCF from the exons ATGGATGATCGGCGCGATTCCACAATCGTTTCAGACTTGTTTTTGTCCACACCCAGATCGAAAACCAAG ACTTTAGGTGAGAAGAGGAGTAGTAGTAGTAATTTTGAAGAACAGTGTGGGTCTGATCTTAAGAGGATAAAGTTGCCAGATTCTGGATCCATGTGTGGTTCTCAAG CGATAAATGTTCGTCAGGAGAATTGTTTGAAAACTGATGAAGTTAGTGAGGAATGTCAGACGGTTGAAGAAGAGAGGTTACAAGCAATTGATATGTCTAAGAAATTGGATGTTTTTGCCTCACTAGCTGAAAAGGCTGGGGAGACTAATGTGTCATTGGGGGCGGTCAGCACTACCCTTAGGCCGCTGGATCTTAATACTGAAATTTGTGTTGCTAAAAGTTCAGGTTCTGGTAACATGGATTTGGTTAACATTTCTAAAACACAACGCAGGCTCAGGAATGATAATGGCAATCATGTAGGTGCAAGAGGCATTGATTTAGATCTCAATGTTGAAGATGTTTCTAGCTCTGTGAACTTGGAAACTGCTCACCCTCCGAAGAACTACAGTGAGTTGAAGTCACATAACTCCTCTGAATGTGCTAGCTCTGCAGGTCCATTGGGAGAGAAAGATCCACTAAGTATATGGAAGGAGATGAAGCAAAATGGATTTCTCTCGGCTTCTCATGGAGGCATACCGGCACCAAAGCAACGCGGGAGGAAAAGTAAAAACGATgcctttaagaaaaaaatggagattgcaaaaagagagaaaaagttgGAGCTTGCAAAGAAAGAGCAGATTGATCGGTTTACAAAGATTGCTGCTCCAAGTGGTTTGCTTACTGAACTCAATCCTGGGATCATAAACCATGTACGAAACCGGAAACAGGTCCATTCAATTATAGAGGCCATTGTAAGGTCTGAGAAACAGGAAAATGAGCGCATAGCTAATAAGCTAGAAAAAAGACATGCTGCTAAAGCAGGAGCCAAAAGGGATCTTGAAAACACTCATGATCCAGACATAAATGCATACGGCTCTTCTCAAGGATATGGCTCTTCAAATAACATTTCTGCTGTCAGGCAAAAAAGAGGATGCTCCTCGACAAGATCATTGATAACAGAGGCTGAAGTTGTGGATCGTGGACAAATCATGTTAGATCGAGCCACTGGTAAGAATTATGCCTCACAATTGAATACCACTAACGAGAAAGAGACTCTTGCACTTGAGCTGTCATCATCACATGCTGTATCTGAGAATGCTTGTCCAGTGTCTAAcgatgaagaagaaaatttgacttgtatttcatctctttctcttaaAG CGGCTACTGTTGCATCTCAGTGGTTGGATTTAATACATCAGGACATCAAAGGGCGTCTTTCAG CTCTGCGACGGAGTAAGAAAAGAGTTCGAGCAGTTATTTCAACAGAGTTGCCATTTCTAATATCTAAAGAATTTCCATCTAACGAAGAAAACGATCCATTTGTTTCAAAGAGTTCTCAGGAAGAAAGTTCAGTTGTTTCCTCGGCTGATATCCATCAAGCAAGATGGACAAAGCTGTTTGATCAGATGGATAAAGCTCTTGCTGAAGAAGAGAAACAATTA GAAAGTTGGTTGAACCAAGTAAAAGAAATGCAGATCCACTGTGATCAAGGGCTGTCTCATGCTCAGTCAAATGTAGCTTTCGGCTCACAGCAACTGGGAGAAAATGACTTGAG AACAAGAAAAATGAGTAGCACAGAGAGAGCATTAGCTGTGGGGGCTGCTGCAGCTTCCATATATTCAACTTGCAACTTTCTCTTCTCAGAGAATGTATCCtgtttctga